The sequence below is a genomic window from Paenibacillus sp. DCT19.
CATACAGCGATAAGTGCAATGCCTGGAAAGATAATTTTTTTCATTTTATTCACCGCCTTTTAGATAGAACGATCATTATATTTCTTGCGAAATAAAAAAGTGAGTTGAAATACTAACTCACCCTGTGTACTAGGATTTGAAACTTTTTTCCGTCATGTGAATCAGTTCTCTGCAGACTTCATTAACATCTTCCGTTTCGGCAAGTGCAGTCGAGCCCTCCAGTAGCAGGATAAACTGCAATAGCTCTCTTTCACTCACTGAGGGATTTAATTTTTTGATCAGGGTCATTACATGTTTTTTGTGTGCATTTACGGTTTGTACAATGACATGATTGGCGTCCGCTCCGAACTCCTCTTTAGCACGCAAAAACAAACATCCTCTGTTCTCATATTCCATGAGCCAGCGTGCATGTCCTTCAGCCAAATTAAGGAAGAGGGGCTTCGATTGATTATCCGCATATTGCCGCAGTTGTTCGAGATAGCGCTGCTCCCGCCGCAGAAGTACTTGGACAATAAGAGCATCCTTCGATTCAAAGTGATTGTATAGTGTCATAATCGCGATCTCGGCATCTGTAATAATACGCTTTAAACCGATGGCATGAAATCCATGGAGATAGAACAACTTTTCAGCTACGTTTAACAGCATTTCCTTTTTGCTGCTCATCATTAATCATACTCCTTCCGCTAGAAGATAGAACGATCATTATATCTGGTATGTTATAGCCAATCGTCCGAATTGTCAATTTATGTGAATATATCAATGCACTGAGAACCTCGTCGATTTTATCGAGCATATATAAACATGGTATATTTGACATGAATGTTTTAAATGAATAAGTGTGTAAGGGATTAAAGAGTAGATTCAGAAAAGCAAGGAGAGGATTCATATCCTGCACGAAGAGAGATGCATTCAGTCCATTCAACAAAATAAGATCATGATGCAAGATTTGCAACATGTTCGCAGTCTTCATCTGCCGCAGTGCTACATTGGAGCAGGATACGTCCGTAACTATATATGGGATGAACTGCATGGATACGATCATCGTGAGCTACACGACGATATTGATGTAGTCTATTATGATGCAGAAGATATAAGCGAAGATCGGGATACGATGATGGAAAAAAAGCTTCAACAGGTTACTGGCAATCCCAAATGGTCTGTGAAAAATCAGGCAAGGATGCATCAGCGTAACCATGCCAAGCCCTATAAGTCGACAGAGGATGCCCTCAAGTTTTGGCCTGAGATCGTTACAGCTATAGGTGTACGGATTGACGAACGGGATAACATTTGCATCTGTGCTCCACATGGACTGGAGGATCTGTATCAGTTGATCGTACGCAAAAGCCCGTTCTTCATGGATGCAGATTATTATAATCAACGGGTAGAGAAGAAGTGCTGGCAACAACGGTGGCCTGAGCTCAAGATAATCAAGGCATAGGGAGGAGAAGCATGAGGAAGATTACAACATTTTTACGAGAGAAAGGACTTTTCATTGATATTATTTTACTTGTATGTCTAGTTATATTTCTAGTGTTCTGGGGTAGGAATTTTGCAGTCACGTTTTTTGGAGCGATCAGTGTGGCCTTTATGATATTGCGTCGTATCAATTACGAGAAACATGTTGTGCTGAAACGTATTATTTTGTCCGGACTAGGGATTGTAGCAGTTTCGTTTATCATTATTGAAGCTCTTGTATTTACCCAATTGGGTGCAAATGATCAGGAAGAAGCGGATTATATCATCATATTAGGATCGGGTATTAAAGGAACCGAGCTATCACTTACGCTCAAACAACGATTGGATGCTGGTCTGGATTATATTCAAGCCCATCCGCAGATCCCCGTTATTGTTTCCGGAGGTCAGGGGCCAGGAGAAGACATCACGGAAGCCCTTGCTATGAAAACGTATCTGATGACTCAAGGAATTAACGCC
It includes:
- a CDS encoding TetR/AcrR family transcriptional regulator; translation: MMSSKKEMLLNVAEKLFYLHGFHAIGLKRIITDAEIAIMTLYNHFESKDALIVQVLLRREQRYLEQLRQYADNQSKPLFLNLAEGHARWLMEYENRGCLFLRAKEEFGADANHVIVQTVNAHKKHVMTLIKKLNPSVSERELLQFILLLEGSTALAETEDVNEVCRELIHMTEKSFKS
- a CDS encoding YdcF family protein, yielding MRKITTFLREKGLFIDIILLVCLVIFLVFWGRNFAVTFFGAISVAFMILRRINYEKHVVLKRIILSGLGIVAVSFIIIEALVFTQLGANDQEEADYIIILGSGIKGTELSLTLKQRLDAGLDYIQAHPQIPVIVSGGQGPGEDITEALAMKTYLMTQGINANRIIMEDRSTSTRENLVFSKKIIDQSGIVNPEIMIVTSDYHMFRAKYLAVKSGYSAEYGISASSPGYLKPINMIREYLAVIKALI
- a CDS encoding nucleotidyltransferase family protein encodes the protein MMQDLQHVRSLHLPQCYIGAGYVRNYIWDELHGYDHRELHDDIDVVYYDAEDISEDRDTMMEKKLQQVTGNPKWSVKNQARMHQRNHAKPYKSTEDALKFWPEIVTAIGVRIDERDNICICAPHGLEDLYQLIVRKSPFFMDADYYNQRVEKKCWQQRWPELKIIKA